CCAGAGGCCCGGAGCAATAATTGCTTTCACCCAACTGCGGCAGGCATATTTGCCCGACCACTTGATAAACTCGTACCCCAGCCCTGCCACCACAGGCAGCAGCAGCAGCCTGGAGGCTATTCTGGACAAGATATCCGGGGTATGCAGGAAAGAAAATAAAAAGATAGTCAAAACCAGCACAAACAGCATGAAACTGGTCCCGCAGCGGGGATGTAAAGTAGTGTATTTCCTCGCATTGTCAACAGTCAATTTCTCCCCTGCTTCATAGGCATGAATGACTTTGTGTTCAGCGCCGTGGTATTGAAAAACCCGCTGCACATCACTCATCCGGCCAATGGCCAGCACATAACCGAGAAAAATGGCAATACGTAAAACCCCTTCTAATATATTTTGCCAAAATGTATTCACGTATGCCTTAAGGAAAAAAGCTGCTGCCGCGGGGATAATTACGAATAAGAGAACGGCTAATCCCACAGCCAGGAAGACTGTAAAAGCAATCTCCCTGCCAGATAAAGTTTCTTCTTCTTCGTCAAAAGCCATGTTAGCGCTGTAGGTCAGCACTTTTACGCCTATTACCATGGCCTCAAACAGGGCGAGCACCCCCCTGAGGAGAGGCCATTTCAAAAAAGGATATTTTTGCGCCAAAGAGTTGATTGGCTTGGTATCGATGACGATATCTCCGGCTTGTTTACGCACCGCCACCGCCATTTCTTTCGGGCCGCGCATCATCACGCCTTCGATTACCGCTTGCCCACCGTATTGAAAAGGCTCCGGCATCTCTATCCCCCCTTCGGGCCTTGGGCCCAGC
This region of Zhaonella formicivorans genomic DNA includes:
- a CDS encoding DUF1385 domain-containing protein yields the protein MPEPFQYGGQAVIEGVMMRGPKEMAVAVRKQAGDIVIDTKPINSLAQKYPFLKWPLLRGVLALFEAMVIGVKVLTYSANMAFDEEEETLSGREIAFTVFLAVGLAVLLFVIIPAAAAFFLKAYVNTFWQNILEGVLRIAIFLGYVLAIGRMSDVQRVFQYHGAEHKVIHAYEAGEKLTVDNARKYTTLHPRCGTSFMLFVLVLTIFLFSFLHTPDILSRIASRLLLLPVVAGLGYEFIKWSGKYACRSWVKAIIAPGLWLQKLTTREPDDSQLEVAICALEAVLARDSTC